Proteins from a genomic interval of Anolis sagrei isolate rAnoSag1 chromosome 1, rAnoSag1.mat, whole genome shotgun sequence:
- the LOC137097242 gene encoding cysteine-rich secretory protein-like — protein MGLFIVLLCLPTVLQLFPGCMHTAESTPVADQIVIVNKHNSLRRSVSPTASNMLKMEWNDKAAVNAKKWADKCTQEHSPPAERTVDGIQCGENLFMSMEATSWDVVIQAFYDEGKDFKYGTGPTSPNAATGPFTQVVWYRSYQVGCDFASCPNGHFPFYYICQYCPAGNIEHLIPTPYKAGPPCGDCPNACDNGLCTNPCKLHEKYSNCIV, from the exons ATGGGCTTGTTCATTGTCTTGCTGTGTCTTCCTACTGTACTGCAACTATTTCCTGGATGT ATGCATACAGCAGAATCAACCCCCGTCGCTGATCAAATAGTCATTGTTAACAAGCACAACAGCCTGCGTAGAAGCGTCAGCCCAACTGCTAGTAACATGCTAAAAAtg GAATGGAATGATAAAGCAGCTGTGAATGCGAAAAAGTGGGCAGACAAATGTACACAAGAGCACAGCCCACCAGCAGAGAGAACGGTTG ATGGAATACAATGTGGTGAAAATCTGTTCATGTCAATGGAGGCTACTTCCTGGGATGTCGTTATTCAGGCCTTTTATGATGAGGGGAAAGATTTCAAGTATGGCACTGGACCAACAAGCCCAAATGCCGCAACTGGACCTTTCACTCAG GTAGTTTGGTACAGGTCTTACCAAGTCGGATGCGATTTTGCCTCCTGTCCTAATGGCCATTTTCCGTTCTACTATATTTGCCAATACTGCCCTGC CGGAAATATAGAACACTTAATTCCAACGCCATATAAGGCAGGACCACCTTGTGGAGACTGTCCAAATGCATGTGACAATGGACTTTGca CCAACCCTTGCAAACTTCATGAAAAGTACAGTAACTGTATTGTTTAG